One region of Primulina tabacum isolate GXHZ01 chromosome 17, ASM2559414v2, whole genome shotgun sequence genomic DNA includes:
- the LOC142530303 gene encoding tRNA-splicing endonuclease subunit Sen2-2-like isoform X2, producing MGTRWKGKAAEATSLADPMSKIVSRLQSSLIESNSHGILSGCSVLLAAHPEQLEILNQACFGRPIITTEKDKQWFQLCLEEAFYLCYVMKCIKIVGGNNCLMDDTELWQYMASKKDCFPVLFKAYSHLRMKNWVVRAGSQYGVDFVAYRHHPALVHSEYAVLVISEEDGDANGRLRVWSDFNCTLRLCGSVAKTLLVLFISKNGDNRDVTPSCVENYNVEERIISRWIPEQSRENQGIEHKKSFKSQT from the coding sequence ATGGGGACGAGATGGAAAGGAAAAGCAGCAGAAGCAACATCCCTCGCAGACCCCATGTCAAAAATAGTTTCTCGACTTCAATCCTCTTTGATCGAGTCCAATTCTCATGGAATCCTTTCCGGCTGCAGCGTTCTTCTTGCAGCACATCCAGAGCAACTTGAAATCTTGAATCAAGCGTGTTTTGGTCGCCCGATAATTACCACTGAGAAGGATAAGCAGTGGTTTCAATTGTGTTTGGAAGAAGCTTTTTACTTGTGCTATGTGATGAAATGCATTAAGATTGTTGGTGGAAACAATTGCCTGATGGATGATACAGAGTTGTGGCAATACATGGCTTCCAAGAAAGATTGTTTCCCAGTCTTATTTAAAGCATACTCTCATCTTCGAATGAAGAACTGGGTGGTGAGGGCAGGGTCTCAGTACGGTGTCGACTTTGTTGCCTACCGGCATCATCCAGCTCTGGTGCATTCAGAATATGCTGTACTTGTGATATCTGAGGAAGATGGTGACGCAAATGGCAGGCTAAGGGTTTGGTCTGATTTTAATTGCACGCTTCGTCTCTGTGGTAGTGTTGCGAAGACTTTGTTGGTTCTTTTTATTAGCAAAAATGGTGACAATCGTGATGTTACCCCATCATGTGTAGAGAATTATAATGTTGAGGAGAGGATCATTTCCAGGTGGATTCCAGAGCAAAGCAGAGAGAATCAAGGAATCGAACACAAGAAATCATTTAAATCACAAACTTAA
- the LOC142530303 gene encoding tRNA-splicing endonuclease subunit Sen2-2-like isoform X1, with the protein MQESMGTRWKGKAAEATSLADPMSKIVSRLQSSLIESNSHGILSGCSVLLAAHPEQLEILNQACFGRPIITTEKDKQWFQLCLEEAFYLCYVMKCIKIVGGNNCLMDDTELWQYMASKKDCFPVLFKAYSHLRMKNWVVRAGSQYGVDFVAYRHHPALVHSEYAVLVISEEDGDANGRLRVWSDFNCTLRLCGSVAKTLLVLFISKNGDNRDVTPSCVENYNVEERIISRWIPEQSRENQGIEHKKSFKSQT; encoded by the coding sequence ATGCAAGAGTCAATGGGGACGAGATGGAAAGGAAAAGCAGCAGAAGCAACATCCCTCGCAGACCCCATGTCAAAAATAGTTTCTCGACTTCAATCCTCTTTGATCGAGTCCAATTCTCATGGAATCCTTTCCGGCTGCAGCGTTCTTCTTGCAGCACATCCAGAGCAACTTGAAATCTTGAATCAAGCGTGTTTTGGTCGCCCGATAATTACCACTGAGAAGGATAAGCAGTGGTTTCAATTGTGTTTGGAAGAAGCTTTTTACTTGTGCTATGTGATGAAATGCATTAAGATTGTTGGTGGAAACAATTGCCTGATGGATGATACAGAGTTGTGGCAATACATGGCTTCCAAGAAAGATTGTTTCCCAGTCTTATTTAAAGCATACTCTCATCTTCGAATGAAGAACTGGGTGGTGAGGGCAGGGTCTCAGTACGGTGTCGACTTTGTTGCCTACCGGCATCATCCAGCTCTGGTGCATTCAGAATATGCTGTACTTGTGATATCTGAGGAAGATGGTGACGCAAATGGCAGGCTAAGGGTTTGGTCTGATTTTAATTGCACGCTTCGTCTCTGTGGTAGTGTTGCGAAGACTTTGTTGGTTCTTTTTATTAGCAAAAATGGTGACAATCGTGATGTTACCCCATCATGTGTAGAGAATTATAATGTTGAGGAGAGGATCATTTCCAGGTGGATTCCAGAGCAAAGCAGAGAGAATCAAGGAATCGAACACAAGAAATCATTTAAATCACAAACTTAA
- the LOC142531167 gene encoding aquaporin TIP2-1, whose amino-acid sequence MAGIAFGGFDDSFSISSLKAYIAEFISTLLFVFAGVGSAMAYNKLTADAALDPDGLVAVAVCHGFALFVAVAVGTNISGGHVNPAVTFGLAIGGQITILTGIFYWIAQILGSIVACLLLKVVTGGLAIPTHGAAAGAVEGVIMEIIITFALVYTVYATAADPKKGSLGTIAPIAIGFIVGANILAAGPFSGGSMNPARSFGPAVVSGDYSGNWIYWVGPLIGGGLAGTIYSNVFMHTAYE is encoded by the exons ATGGCCGGAATCGCTTTCGGAGGATTCGATGACTCGTTCAGCATTTCCTCGTTGAAAGCATACATCGCCGAGTTCATATCCACGCTTCTCTTTGTATTTGCCGGTGTTGGCTCCGCCATGGCCTACA ACAAGTTGACAGCAGACGCCGCCCTCGATCCAGACGGGCTGGTGGCGGTGGCTGTTTGCCATGGATTCGCTCTTTTCGTGGCGGTGGCGGTAGGAACCAACATCTCCGGTGGCCATGTCAACCCGGCCGTCACGTTCGGTTTGGCTATTGGCGGCCAGATCACTATCCTCACGGGTATCTTCTACTGGATTGCTCAGATTTTGGGATCCATTGTAGCGTGTTTATTGCTTAAAGTCGTCACAGGAGGCTTG GCAATCCCAACCCATGGTGCGGCTGCTGGAGCCGTTGAAGGAGTTATAATGGAAATAATTATCACATTTGCATTAGTCTACACAGTCTATGCTACGGCAGCTGATCCGAAGAAAGGCTCGTTGGGCACTATTGCGCCGATTGCTATTGGATTTATTGTGGGTGCAAACATCTTGGCCGCCGGACCGTTTTCCGGTGGGTCGATGAACCCCGCCCGATCTTTTGGACCCGCTGTGGTTAGTGGGGACTATTCCGGCAATTGGATCTATTGGGTCGGTCCACTTATTGGCGGAGGATTGGCTGGGACCATCTATAGTAATGTATTCATGCATACCGCTTACGAATGA
- the LOC142531612 gene encoding cytoplasmic 60S subunit biogenesis factor REI1 homolog 1-like: protein MPGLTCNACNKEFLDDSEQKLHYKSEWHRYNLKRKVAGVPGVTETLFLARQSALEEEKKKSDETPLLYSCGLCGKGYRSSKAHEQHLKSKSHLSRSSESTTGEDEGSTIIKPLPRVPKVPLHRSVPEDDDSEESEWEEVDDMEEDLAGEASDSRAKLRVNESPYNDDMDEDDYKLDATCCLMCDLEHDSVENCMVHMHKKHGFFIPDIEYLKDPKGLLTYLSLKVKRDLMCLYCNERCHPFSSIEAVRKHMEAKSHCKVHYGDGSEEEEAELEVFYDYSSSFVDEEGKQLVVVDDMQKDVELGSGGSELIITRRFGGTTLTKMIGSREFLIYYHQKPRPTPANSAITAAKLASRYRSMGLATVQSREHVLRMKVMKAMNRSGIEAMRSKIGMKSNVIRNLPNNVPY from the exons ATGCCGGGATTGACCTGCAACGCTTGCAACAAGGAATTCCTCGACGATTCTGAGCAGAAGCTTCACTACAAATCTGAGTGGCACCGTTACAATCTTAAACGGAAG GTTGCAGGTGTTCCTGGAGTGACTGAAACACTTTTTCTAGCTAGACAATCTGCACTTgaagaagagaaaaagaaaTCAGATGAAACTCCCCTCCTGTATAGTTGTGGACTTTGTGGAAAGGGATACAGAAGTTCTAAAGCCCACGAACAACATCTAAAATCTAAGAGTCACTTATCACGCTCTTCTGAATCAACAACTGGCGAAGATGAGGGAAGTACAATTATTAAGCCACTTCCACGTGTTCCAAAGGTGCCTTTGCATCGTTCGGTACCAGAGGATGACGATAGTGAAGAGAGTGAATGGGAAGAGGTTGATGATATGGAGGAAGACTTGGCTGGTGAAGCCAGTGATTCTAGGGCCAAACTCAGGGTGAACGAGAGTCCTTATAATGATGATATGGATGAGGATGATTATAAGTTGGATGCAACTTGCTGCTTAATGTGTGATTTAGAGCATGATTCAGTGGAGAACTGTATGGTTCACATGCACAAGAAACATGGGTTCTTCATACCTGACATTGAGTATCTGAAGGATCCTAAAGGTCTTCTTACTTATCTCAGCCTCAAG GTTAAAAGGGATTTGATGTGTTTGTATTGCAATGAGAGATGTCATCCATTCTCCAGTATCGAAGCCGTTCGGAAGCATATGGAGGCAAAAAGCCACTGCAAAGTGCATTATGGTGATGGAAGTGAAGAGGAGGAAGCAGAGTTAGAAGTGTTTTATGATTATAGTAGCAG TTTTGTTGACGAGGAAGGAAAGCAGCTGGTTGTGGTTGATGACATGCAGAAAGATGTTGAACTTGGTAGTGGTGGCTCAGAGTTAATTATTACCCGAAGATTTGGCGGCACAACCCTGACCAAAATGATTGGTTCAAGagaatttttaatatattaccACCAGAAACCACGGCCAACTCCTGCGAATAGCGCCATTACTGCCGCCAAATTGGCCTCTAG GTATAGGAGCATGGGTCTGGCAACAGTGCAATCAAGAGAACACGTACTCAGGATGAAAGTAATGAAAGCAATGAATCGGTCTGGTATCGAGGCCATGCGCTCTAAGATTGGTATGAAGAGTAATGTTATACGCAACCTCCCCAACAACGTTCCATATTAG